TCTCGGAGAGCACTTCCTCGCGGGCGATGTCGCGCGGTCGCATCCAGTCGAGGGCGAGGGCGTCTTGGGCGGGCGTGCAGTCACCGCTGACCGGAACGACGTACGCGAGTGCCACGGCATGCTGACGCTCATCGGAGTAGACCGACTCACCCGGCCAGGGGAAGTACTCGGCCACACCGAACGGCACGGTGCTGGCGGGGATCTGCGGCAGTGCAGCGGGTCCGATGTCCTTCTCGAGGTGGCGACGCAACGCGTCGCGAATGGTTTCGCCGTGCAAGACACGACCGGATACGAGCGTGCGCGTCATCTCGCCGGACATCGATGCGCGCAGCAGCGTACCCACCTCGCTGACGGCGCCGTCGGCGTCGACTCGTACGGGTACGGCCTCGACGTACAGGATCGGTACCCGTGACCGAGTTTCGGCGAGCTCGCCCTCTGTCAGCCAGCCGCCTGCGGGCTCGGGTGGGTTGTTCGGATCGGGCGTACGCACGGAACTCATGCCCCGATTGTCCAATATCCGGCCGGCGATGCCGACCCGCATGTACGCGCAGGGTCCTGACGGCCCGTCTCATGTTAAGTTGGGCTCGGTTGTGATGAGCAGTTCGTCGTACGTTTCTCAAAACGCCCGCGGGTTCGTCCGCGGGCGCTGCTGTGATGTGCCGTCCAGGTCCTTGACCTGTGGCCTTTGCGAGATGCGTCATGAGGTGCGGCTGGTCCGCCACCAGGCCGGCACTGTTGCTGGCCGAAGATCGCATTTGAGAAGGAAAGATTAATGGCACAAGGCACAGTCAAGTGGTTCAACGGCGAGAAGGGCTTCGGCTTCATCTCGCAGGCCGACGGCGGCGCTGACGTATTCGTCCACTACACGGCGATCGTCGCTGACGGGTACCGCACGCTCGACGAGAACCAGAAGGTCGAGTTCGACGTCACGCAGGGCCAGAAGGGCCTGCAGGCGGAGAACGTACGCCCGCTCTGATTCAGTTATGCAGCGACGCCCCGACCGGTTTCCGGTCGGGGCGTCGTCGCGTTAGACCTCGGTCAGCCTTCGGCCATCGGCACGCGTACGCCCCGGTCTGCGGCGATCTCGTCCGCACGCTCGTAGCCCGCATCGACGTGGCGGATGACTCCCATGCCGGGGTCATTGCTGAGTACGCGGCGCGCCTTCTCCGCCGCGAGGTCCGTGCCGTCGACCACGACGACCTGACCGGCGTGGATCGACCGGCCGATGCCGACGCCTCCGCCGTGGTGAATCGACACCCACGACGCCCCGGATGCGACGTTGACCATCGCGTTCAGCAGCGGCCAGTCGGCGATCGCATCGGACCCGTCGAGCATGCCCTCGGTTTCGCGGTACGGAGACGCGACCGAGCCACAGTCGAGATGGTCGCGTCCGATTGCGAGCGGCGCCTCGACGATGCCGCGTTCGACGAGCTCGTTGAATCGCTCTCCGGCCAGTTCGCGCTCGCCGTACCCGAGCCAGCAGATCCGGGCGGGTAGGCCCTGGAACTGCACGCGGTCCTGTGCCTTCCGGATCCACCGTGCGAGATGGTCGTTATCGGGGAACAGATCGAGTACCGCTTGGTCCGTTGCGGCGATGTCGGCCGGATTGCCCGACAAGGCGGCCCAGCGGAACGGTCCTTTGCCCTCACAGAACAACGGCCTGATGTACGCAGGCACGAAGCCCGGATACTCGAAGGCACGCTCGAACCCACCCTCTCGCGCCTCGGCACGCAGCGAGTTGCCGTAGTCGAACACCTCGGCACCGGCGTCCTGGAACCCGACCATTGCCTGGCAGTGCCGCGCCATCGACTCACGGGCGTGTTCGGTGAAGTCCATCGGTGACTTCTCCCGCTGCGCATGCCAGTCCTCGAAGTCGACTCCGCTGGGCAGGTACGCGAGTGGGTCGTGTGCGCTGGTCTGGTCGGTGACGATGTCGATGTCGACGCCGCGCGCGAGCAGCTCTGGAAACACGTCGGCGGCGTTGCCGAGCACACCGATCGACAGCGCCGTACGCGAACGCTTCGCGTCATCCGCCCGGCGGATCGCGTCATCGAGCGAATCCGCCTGCACATCGAGGTAGCGGTGCTCGATGCGCCGGTCGATACGCGACTGATCGACCTCGACGCAGATGCACACGCCGCCGTTCATCGTGACCGCGAGCGGCTGCGCGCCGCCCATCCCGCCGAGTCCGGCCGTGAGCGTCACCGTGCCGGCCAGCGAGCCACCGCGCTTGGCGGCAACTGCGCCGAACGTCTCATACGTGCCCTGCAGGATGCCTTGCGTACCGATGTAGATCCAGGAGCCGGCCGTCATCTGCCCGTACATGGTGAGGCCGGCGGCTTCGAGTCTGCGGAACTCCGGCCAGGTCGCCCAGTCGCCAACCAGGTTCGAGTTCGCGATCAGCACCCGAGGCGCCCACTCGTGGGTCTGCATCACGCCGACCGGCCGACCGGACTGCACGAGCAGCGTCTCGTCGGCCTTCATGCCCTGCAGCGTTCGTACGATCGCGTGGTACGAAGGCCAATCACGCGCCGCCTTGCCCGAGCCGCCGTAGACGACGAGCTCGTCAGGATGCTCGGCGACCTCGGGGTCGAGGTTGTTCATCAGCATCCGCATCGGGGCCTCGGTCTGCCAGTTCTGGGCAGACAGAGTGGTGCCTCTCGGCGCGCGGACGGTCGGCGGATTGGTCATGACAGGGCTCCCGTTTCGGATTGCGCCGCTGCGACGATGGCGCCGCTGCGTACGAGTTCGGTGGTGGCTTCGAGGTCGGGGGCGAGGAAACGGTCGGGGCCGGGGCCCTCGACCTGCTCGCGTAGTACGCGAAGGACAGCCCCGGTGGCGGCCGCGGGCTCGAGCGGCGAACGTAGGTCGATGCCCCGTGCGGCCGTGACGATCTCGATCGCCAACACCCGGCCCAGGAGATCGACCGCTCTGCGCAGCTTGCGCGCGGCCGACCAGCCCATCGACACGTGGTCCTCCTGCATCGCACTGCTCGGGATGGAGTCGACGCTCGCGGGCACGGCGATGCGCTTCAGCTCGGAAACGATCGCGGCCTGCGTGTACTGCGCGATCATGTGACCGGAGTCGACTCCCGGGTCGTCGGCGAGGAACGGCGGCAGCTCGTGGCTGCGAGAGGCATCCAAGAACCGGTCGGTGCGCCGCTCGGACATGCTGGCGACGTCTGCGACCGGTATCGCGAGGAAGTCGAGCACGTACCCCACGGGCGCGCCGTGGAAGTTGCCGTTCGACTCGACCCGGCCGTCGGCGAGTACGACCGGGTTGTCGATGGCGGCGGCCAGCTCGCGTTCTGCGACGGTGACCGCATGGGCGGCGGTGTCACGGGCGGCACCGTGTACCTGCGGCGCGCACCGCAACGAATACGCGTCTTGTACGCGCGGGTCCTCCGGTCCGCGATGGCTCGCAACGATCGGCGATCCGGCGAGCACCGCCCGCATGTTCGCCGCGGCGAGCGCCTGGCCAGGATGCGGACGCAACGCCTGCAGATCGGCGGCGAGTACGCGGTCAGTACCGAGTAGGCCTTCGATGCTCATCGCCGCGGCGATATCTGCGGTACGAAGCAGCACCTCGAGATCGCTCAGGGCGAGCGTCAACATGCCGAGCATGCCGTCGGTGCCGTTGATCAGCGCGAGACCCTCCTTCTCAGCGAGCACGACCGGCTCGATGGCGTGCTCACGCATGGCCTCGGCGGCCGGGCGTACTGCGCCGCTCGAGTCGGTGACCTCACCTTCGCCCATCAGGGCCAGCGCACAGTGCGCGAGCGGCGCGAGGTCGCCGGAGCAGCCGAGGCTTCCGTACTCGTGCACGACCGGGGTGAGGTCGGCGTTCAGCAGCGCGACGAGCGCACGCACCGTCTCCAGTCGTACGCCGGTGTGCCCGGTCGCCAGCGTCGACAGGCGCAACAGCATCAGCGCGCGTACGACCTCGCGTTCCACCGCGGGTCCGGCGCCCGCCGCGTGCGAGCGGATCAGGCTCTTCTGCAGCGCGGTCCTCTTGGCGGGTTCGATATGGCGCGTGGCGAGCGCGCCGAACCCGGTCGACACCCCGTACGCGGGCGTGGCCGACGCGGCCAGCTTGTCGATCACGCTCCGGGCGGACTCGATTGCTGCGACGGCCGCATCGTCCAACGCAACGGCGGCTCCACCTCTGGAGACTGCTACGACATCGGCGCGGTTCAGCGGGCCGGTACCGACCTGGACGGTTTCGCTCATGCCTCCATTGCACCGCGCGCGAAGCAGAGCTGCCAGCCGTTGCGGCCAGGTCGGTTCTCGGATCCGAGACGGGTCGGAGAGAGTTTGCGGACCTTTCGTTGTCGCCGGCGGCGCACGACGACAAAAAGTCCGCGAACTTTCTTCGCGGGAGGTGTCGATTCCGCCTCAACCCGATCGACGCACGGGTGAGACGCTGGGAAACGCCCGGCGCCGTGACCGAAGGAGACATCATGCCCCGCTTCCTCACCATCGTTCACCACGACGAGCAGAACCTCGCGACCGGCGAACCGAGCCCCGAGCTGCAGCAGCAGATGGGCGAGCTGTTCGAGGAGATCAGCAAGGCCGGCGTACTGCTCGACATGGCCGAGCTGACGATGACGTCCGAGAGCACCCGAATCGCCGGCGACGACGGCAAGCTCACCTACACCGACGGACCGTTCTCCGAGAGCAAAGAGGTCGTCGGCGGCTACACCGTCGTACAAACCAAGGACAAGGCCGAGGCACTCGAATGGGCGCGGCGCTTCATCGAGATCCAGTCTCAGGTCAGCCCCTGCACGGCGGAGGTACGCGAGATCAACGAGAACTGATCGCCGTTTGCCGCGGCAGCGCATGGCTGCTGAGATGAAGCCGTGCCGGATGCGATGACGACCCGAACCGTCGAAGCGGTTTTCCGCATCGAGTCGAGCAGAGTGATCGCCGCGGCAACGCGCATCGTGCGCGACATCGGCATCGCCGAAGAGCTCGCGCAGGATGCACTCGTCGCGGCGCTCGAGCAGTGGCCCGAGTCGGGCGTACCGGACAATCCGGGCGCCTGGCTCGTGACCACCGCCAAACGCCGCGCGATCGACCTCGTCCGCCGCAAGGAGACGTACGCCCGGAAGCTCGCCGAGGTCGGCAGATCGCTGGAGGACATCCCGCCACCAGACGTCACCGAACCCGACGACATCGACGACGACCTGCTTCGGCTGGTCTTCACCGCCTGCCATCCGGTGCTGCCGAGCCAGTCGCGGATCGCGCTCACCCTGCGACTACTCGGCGGCCTGACCACCGATGAGATCGCCCGCGCGTACCTCAGCTCGGAACCGACAGTCGCCCAGCGGATCGTCCGGGCGAAGCGCAAGCTCGCGGAGTCGCGCGCCGAGTTCGAGGTGCCGCACGGCGCCGACCGGGTGGCACGGCTGTCGTCGGTGCTCGAGGTCATCTACCTGATCTTCAACGAGGGCTACGCCGCGACCTCCGGCGACGACCTCGTACGCCCCGCTCTGTGCGAAGACGCCCTC
The sequence above is drawn from the Nocardioidaceae bacterium SCSIO 66511 genome and encodes:
- a CDS encoding NUDIX hydrolase family protein — its product is MSSVRTPDPNNPPEPAGGWLTEGELAETRSRVPILYVEAVPVRVDADGAVSEVGTLLRASMSGEMTRTLVSGRVLHGETIRDALRRHLEKDIGPAALPQIPASTVPFGVAEYFPWPGESVYSDERQHAVALAYVVPVSGDCTPAQDALALDWMRPRDIAREEVLSEMEGGRGALVRQALASVGLLG
- a CDS encoding cold-shock protein; translation: MAQGTVKWFNGEKGFGFISQADGGADVFVHYTAIVADGYRTLDENQKVEFDVTQGQKGLQAENVRPL
- a CDS encoding urocanate hydratase, yielding MTNPPTVRAPRGTTLSAQNWQTEAPMRMLMNNLDPEVAEHPDELVVYGGSGKAARDWPSYHAIVRTLQGMKADETLLVQSGRPVGVMQTHEWAPRVLIANSNLVGDWATWPEFRRLEAAGLTMYGQMTAGSWIYIGTQGILQGTYETFGAVAAKRGGSLAGTVTLTAGLGGMGGAQPLAVTMNGGVCICVEVDQSRIDRRIEHRYLDVQADSLDDAIRRADDAKRSRTALSIGVLGNAADVFPELLARGVDIDIVTDQTSAHDPLAYLPSGVDFEDWHAQREKSPMDFTEHARESMARHCQAMVGFQDAGAEVFDYGNSLRAEAREGGFERAFEYPGFVPAYIRPLFCEGKGPFRWAALSGNPADIAATDQAVLDLFPDNDHLARWIRKAQDRVQFQGLPARICWLGYGERELAGERFNELVERGIVEAPLAIGRDHLDCGSVASPYRETEGMLDGSDAIADWPLLNAMVNVASGASWVSIHHGGGVGIGRSIHAGQVVVVDGTDLAAEKARRVLSNDPGMGVIRHVDAGYERADEIAADRGVRVPMAEG
- the hutH gene encoding histidine ammonia-lyase; amino-acid sequence: MSETVQVGTGPLNRADVVAVSRGGAAVALDDAAVAAIESARSVIDKLAASATPAYGVSTGFGALATRHIEPAKRTALQKSLIRSHAAGAGPAVEREVVRALMLLRLSTLATGHTGVRLETVRALVALLNADLTPVVHEYGSLGCSGDLAPLAHCALALMGEGEVTDSSGAVRPAAEAMREHAIEPVVLAEKEGLALINGTDGMLGMLTLALSDLEVLLRTADIAAAMSIEGLLGTDRVLAADLQALRPHPGQALAAANMRAVLAGSPIVASHRGPEDPRVQDAYSLRCAPQVHGAARDTAAHAVTVAERELAAAIDNPVVLADGRVESNGNFHGAPVGYVLDFLAIPVADVASMSERRTDRFLDASRSHELPPFLADDPGVDSGHMIAQYTQAAIVSELKRIAVPASVDSIPSSAMQEDHVSMGWSAARKLRRAVDLLGRVLAIEIVTAARGIDLRSPLEPAAATGAVLRVLREQVEGPGPDRFLAPDLEATTELVRSGAIVAAAQSETGALS
- a CDS encoding YciI family protein, which gives rise to MPRFLTIVHHDEQNLATGEPSPELQQQMGELFEEISKAGVLLDMAELTMTSESTRIAGDDGKLTYTDGPFSESKEVVGGYTVVQTKDKAEALEWARRFIEIQSQVSPCTAEVREINEN
- a CDS encoding RNA polymerase sigma factor is translated as MTTRTVEAVFRIESSRVIAAATRIVRDIGIAEELAQDALVAALEQWPESGVPDNPGAWLVTTAKRRAIDLVRRKETYARKLAEVGRSLEDIPPPDVTEPDDIDDDLLRLVFTACHPVLPSQSRIALTLRLLGGLTTDEIARAYLSSEPTVAQRIVRAKRKLAESRAEFEVPHGADRVARLSSVLEVIYLIFNEGYAATSGDDLVRPALCEDALRLARVLQSLMPDEPEVHGLAALLEFQAARIPARAGPDGAPVLLADQDRTRWSRVLILRGFDAVQQAGDGPYALQAAIAGCHANAPTYADTDWPTIARLYARLGALMPSPIVELNRAVAVAEVDGPEAALQIVDSLASDPTLASYHLLPSVRGDLLARLGRGVEARAELDRAASLARNAREQELLRTKSERVAGTV